TCTTGAAGGCCGGCTGATCACCCGCATCACCCCACGCGCCCACCTCCTGGAGGTCGGCGGCGGTGAGGAACTTGTGGGGCATGAGGGCGCCGTCGCGCTCCGTCAGCTCGATAAGGAAGGCGGAGTCGGTGTACTTCTTCATGTAGTCGAAGAAGTACGGGGTCCTCTTCTTCACGTGGAAGTCGCGGAGGATGACGTGGCCCATGGCGAGGCCGAGGGCGCCATCGGTGCCCGGGTGGACACGCAGCCACTCATCGGCGAACTTCGTCGCATCCGAGAAGTCCGGCGAGACCGAGACGACCTTCGTTCCCTTGTAGCGGACCTCCGTCATGAAGTGAGCATCCGGCGTTCTCGTCACAGGCGGGTTCGAGCCCCACATCATGAGGTACGAGGAGTTGTACCAGTCGGCCGACTCCGGCACGTCCGTCTGATCGCCGAACACCTGGGGGGATGCCATCGGCAGGTCCGCGTACCAGTCGTAGAACGACAGGATCGTGCCGCCGATCATCGAGTAGAAGCGGGTGCCCGCGCCGTAGGAGACCTGGGACATGGCGGGGATGACGGTGAAGCCCGCCGTGCGGTCGGGGCCGTACCGTTTGACCGTGTAGACGTGGGCCGCGGCGACAAGCTCGTTGACCTCATTCCACGAGCATCGGACCAGCCCGCCCCGGCCCCGCTGCTCCTTGTAGGAGCGGGCCTTCTCGGGATCCTCGACGATCGACTGCCACGCGTCGACCGGGTCATCGAAGTCGGCCTTCGCACCTCGCCAGAGGTTGATGAGCTGGGCCCTCACGTAGGGGTAGCGGACCCTCGTCGGGGAGTACGTGTACCAGGAGAACGCGGCGCCTCTCGGGCACCCGCGCGGCTCGTACTCGGGCATGTCCGCCCCGATCGACGGATAGTCGGTCTGCTGCTCCTCCCACGTGATGATGCCGTCTTTGACGTACACCTTCCACGAGCAGGATCCCGTGCAGTTGACGCCGTGCGTCGAGCGGACGACCTTGTCGTGGCTCCAGCGGTCGCGGTAGAAGGCCTCGCCCGCACGAGGGGACTTGAGGAACATCTGGCGCAGATCGTCCGAGGCCTCACCCCGCCGCAGGAACGTGCCCAGTTTGAGGATCGGTGATGTTGACATGATGGACCTTCCAATCATCCGGGGTAGGGCGCACCCGGGCGCGCGTAGCGGAACCAGCAGATCACGGCGCAGATGATGCCGTAGATGACACAGATGAGGTACCAGGTGTACGGAGTCATCGCGGTGAGGGCGATGCCGACAAAGAACGGGCCGAAGGCCGCGATCGCGGCGGTGAAGCCGATGGCGCCGCCCGCCTGGCGGGCCGGCATGATCATCGGCATCTGCTTGAACGTCCCGGCGTTGCCGATGCCGGCGAAGAAGAACATCGCGATCATCGTCCACAGGAAGCCGGTGAACTCATCTGGGCTGTCGGGTCGGAGGAAGAACGTGCAGGCGAACAGGGAGATCGTCATCCCGATGATGGAGATAAAGGTCCACACGGCCCCGCCGAACCGGTCGCAGAGCGGACCCCAGACGATGCGAACCGCGGAGGCGATGAGGGGGCCGAGGAAGGCGTAGGTGACGCCCATCGGCAGCCCCTCCATGCCCGCGAACTGGGAGGCGTCCCCGTAGATGTTCTTGATGAGGAGCCCGAACTGGGCCGCGAACCCGGAGAACAGACCGAATGTCATGACGTACATCGCCGTCATGTACCACGTGTTCGCGTTCGAGAAGATGTCGAGCTGCTGGCGGATGTTCGCGGTGACCGGAACGTCCTTGAGGAGCGTGAAGGCGAGGATCGCGGCGACAACCGCCCAGGGGACGAAGACGATGGCGGCGTTGTAGACGAACACGGCGTCACCCGAGGACGTTCGCTGCGGCGAGAACGCCCCCATGCCGAGGAGCCCGAAGCCCATGAGCCACGGCCCGACCAGCTGGATGATCGACATGCCGAAGTTGCCGACGCCAGCCTGGATGCCGAGTGCGGTGCCGGACTTGGCCTTCGGGAAGAAGTAACCGGTCGACGGCATGTAGCCGGAGAAGGAGCCGCCGCCGATGCCGCACAGAAAGGACAGGACGAGGAGCCACCAATAGGGGGTGTTCGCGTCCTGGACGGCGAAGAACCAGCCGATCATCGGGATGATGAAGAGCAGCGAGGAGTACCCAACGAGGCGGCGGGTGCCGATGATCGGCGGCAGCACCATGTAGACGAGGCGGAGCAGGCCGCCGGACAGGCCGGGCAGCGCCGTGAGCCAATAGAGCTGGGCCGCGGTCAGGTCGAAGCCGATCTCGTTGAGCTTCGGGGCGATGGCGCTGACGAGGAACCACACGCAGAACGCGATGATCATCGAATAGGTCGACACCGTCAGCGTGAGCCACGCGCGCGCCGAGCTCCAGCGCTCCGGATCCTCCTTGTCCCAGTTGGACAGGTCCGGGTTCAGCTTCGATCCCTCAACTGCTTTCTGCATCTCTTCTCCCACCCAAGCGTGACGCACGACTCGAGAACAGAATTGCACGGTTTACGCCGTGAGAAACGCTGAAAGGGGGTGAAGTTCTCCGGATTTAGCGAAGAATTTTGTTGCCATAATGGAACGTCGGCCACACCTCGCCCGCAGGTGCGCAGCCACCTCGGGGAACCGGCCGCGCGAAGGCCTCGGAATAGCAGGAGGCGGGCACGAGCCTGTCAACCCCTGCACGATCCCTGGGGCGACCTGACAGTATTGACCCATGACCGGCAAGAGAGAAGCGAAACGGCGGGACAAGACCGAGCGGGTCCTCCAGGCCGCCAGGGAGGTCTTCTCCGGCGCGCCCTTCGACTCGGTGACGACGGCGCAGCTCGCCGACCGGGCGGGCCTGACGACGGGCACGTTCTTCCGCTACGCGGGCTCGAAGGCCGAGCTGTTCATCTATACCTACTCGACCGTGCTTGAGCAGTGCATCGAGCAGACCCGCGCACTGCCGCCCTCGGCATCCCGCCGGGACAGAATCCTTGCGCTGGCCGATCCGATGATCACGGCGACGGAGAATCAGCCGGGAAATGTGGCGGCCTTCCAGCGGGAGGTCCTCTTCGGTGTCGGCTCGGGCCCGAACCGCGAGCGCGCCCTCGGCCTCGTCATCGATTTCGAGAGAGAGCTCAAGACCATCCTCGACGGCGACAGGGATCTCGCCCACGCGCTCTACGCAACGCTGTACATGGCGGTTGTCCGCGTCTCGGTCGGCACGCTCAAGCCGGAGGACCTGCGCGCGAACGTTGAGCACAGGGTCGACTATCTGCTGAGAGTCCACGGCGACTAGGAGCGCCAATCGCGGAGTTTCGCGTCCTGGAATCCGGACAGAACTCTCCGGCGTGTCGGAGACAACAGGCCCGAATTCGGCCGCCGAAGACACCTCATACGACACCTCGGCACAGCCATGAAACGCTGACACAGGGCCGTTACACCTCAGTCACCCCGCGACATCGAGACCTGAGACCTCAACCACATTACCGCTCAGTAACTTACGATTAGGTAGGCTTCAAGAAGCAAAGTCGCTAAACTTCGAAAACAGAGCGCACTCCGTTTTGGTGCGTGGAGATCTGTTCAAGGAGTTGGATGCTGCGGACTGTGGAGTCGATCGACTCGACGAATGCTGAGCTGGCGCGTCAATGGGCGGCGGGCGAAGCCGCCGACGGCGACGCACTTCGTGCCCTTCACCAGAGCTCCGGACGGGGCCGACTCGGCCGCTCGTTCATCGAAACGCCCGGCGAGGCCCTCCTCGTCTCCATCCTCCGCATCCTGCCCGACAGCGAGACCCTCCGCAGCCACGTCGGCTGGTTGACCCTCGGCACGGGCCTCGCCATGGTCGCCGCCGTTCAGCCCGTCGCGGGCGGCCGCGTCAACCTCAAGTGGCCGAACGACATCATGCTCGATGGGAAAAAGCTCGGCGGAGTCCTCGGCGAACTACTCGATCCGGCCGACGGCGTCCTCCCGGTCGTCCTCGGCTGCGGCATCAACGCCATGGGGGCTCCCGTCCCCGGCTCGATCTCCCTGACCGACGCGGGGCTGCCGTCCGATGCGGACACTGTCGCCGAGATCCTCGACCGGTTCCGGGTCGAGGTCGATGCGCGGGTCGACGCCGTCATCGACAACAGGATCGATGAGCTCCATGCGGAGCTGGCAGAGCACTGCACCACTCCCGGCCGCGAGGTGCGGGTGACGACCGCGGGCGGCTCCACCATCGAGGGCATCGCACGTCAGATCGACATCGACGGCGCCCTCATCGTCGACACGGGCACTGACCGCGTGCGGGTCAGCGGCGCCGACGCTGACCTCATCTGAGAAGGAAACCAATGCTATCGACCATTCTTGTCGCCAATCGCGGCGAAATCGCCGCCCGGATCATCCGGACGATCCACGACATGGGGCTCACGGCTGTCGCAGTCTATGCCGACCAGGACCTCAACTCCCCCGCTGTGGCACTCGCCGATCAGGCGTACGCGCTCGGCGGGTCGACGCTGGCCGACACCTACCTCAATGGGGATCGGATTCTCGAGATCGCGACGAAGGTCGGGGCGGATGCCATCCACCCCGGCTACGGCTTCCTCTCCGAGGTGCCGGCCTTCGCCGACGCGGTGGCCGAGGCCGGGATCGCCTGGATCGGGCCCGCCGGCGCGACGATCACCCAGCTGGGCGACAAGATCGGCGCGCGCCGGACCGCGGTCGCGGCAGGTGTCTCCCCCGTGCCCGGCACGAATGATCCGGTTGAGTCGATGGAGGAGATCCGCGCCTTCGCGGCCGACTACGGCTTCCCGATCGTCGCGAAGAGGAGCGATGGCGGCGGCGGGCGCGGCATCGTCATCCTCCGCACCGACGCCGATATCGACGAGTTCGAGGCCCGGCACGCCGGCACCGGCGGCGACCTCGGCGCCTACTTCCTGGAGAAGTTCATCGAGTCAGCCCGTCACATCGAGACACAGTGCATGGCTGACACCCACGGCGGGTTCGCGGTCGTCACGACCCGCGACTGCTCCGTGCAGCGCCGCAACCAGAAGCTCATCGAAGAGGCACCCGCACCCTTCCTCCCCGAGGGCGTCGAGGAGACGGTGACAGCCTGGTCCGAGGCGCTGTTCCGCCAGACCGATTACGTCGGCCTCGGCACGTGCGAGTTCCTCCTCGACTCCGACGGCTCCGTCTACTTCCTCGAGGTCAACCCCCGCCTCCAGGTCGAGCACACGGTCTCCGAAGAGGTGACCGGCCTCGACCTCGTCGCCGAGCAGATCCGCATTGCCTCCGGCGAGGCGATCTCCGAGGTTCCGACGGTGCGCGGCCATTCGATCGAGCTGCGCATCACCTCCGAAGATCCGGGTGCCGACCTCATCCCGACCGCGGGCACCATCACGGAGCTCGAGTGGCCGAGCGGCCACGGCGTCCGTGTCGAGACGGGCGTGCGGGTCGGCGACGTCGTCTCCCCCGACTTCGACTCGATGATCGCGAAGCTCATCATCACCGCCGGAGACCGCGAGACGGCCATCAGGAGGTCGCTGCGCGCCCTCAAGGAGCTGACGATCGCGGGGATCGCGACGCCGAAGGACCTACTCGCCGACATCCTCCGCCACCCCGCCTTCGCCGAGGACTTCTCGGTGGGCACGAGGTGGATGGAGACGCAGTACCTGCCCAACGCGGACCTGCCCCAACCCTTCACCGGCGCCCCCACGGCCGACGACGCGTCGGACCGCCGGTGCTTCGTCGCCGAGATCGACGGACGGCGGCGGCAGATCAGCCTGCCCGCCGAGTTCTTCGCCTTCGCGGGCGCAACCGTCGGTGCGGCCCGCCCCCAGCAGCCCCGCCGCACCTCGGGCAGGAACGGTTCGGCGGCGGCCGGCACGGCCGCGGTCGCCGCCGACGGCGTCATGTCCGCCCCCATCCAGGCGATCGTCGTCCGCATCTCGGTCGAGGTCGGCCAGGAGGTGAAGAAGGGCGACGTCCTGCTCGTCCTTGAATCGATGAAGATGGAGAAGTATGTCCATGCTCCCTGCGACGGGACGGTGGCCGAGATCTACGTGACACCGGCTCAGAACGTTCCTGCACACACACCACTCATCAGACTGGAGGAGGACAGGTGAGCATCTCGACCCTGAGGGGCATCGTCTCGCGCGTCATGCCGGCGCGCAGGCACCACGCCCCCGTCATCAAGGCCGCCCGCATCGACTACTCGAAGATCGCGGAGACGGCCGAGGAGAAGGCGACCGCCTATCAGCATGCCAAGGGCAAGAACACGGCCCGCGAGCGCATCAACCAGCTTCTCGATCCCGACTCGTTCGTCGAGATCGGCCGGTTCGCGGGCGGCAACCCCGCGGACGGGTTCCTCGGCGCCGCGGTCGTCACCGGCTTCGGTGAGATCGCCGGGCGACCGGTGGCCGTCTATGCGCAGGACTTCTCGGTCCGCGGCGGCACCCTCGGCCGTGCGGAGGGTCAGAAGATCCTCGCGCTCATGGACAAGGCACTGGCGATGAAGATCCCGGTCGTCTCCATGCTCGATTCGGGCGGCGCCCGGATCCAGGAGGGCGTTGTCGCGCTCAGCCAGTACGGCCGGATCTTCAAGAAGACGTGTGAGGCCTCGGGCCTCATCCCTCAGATCTCGATGATCCTCGGCCCGTGCGCGGGCGGTGCGGTCTACGCTCCGGCGCTCACCGACTTCATCGTCATGACGAAGGAGAACTCCCACATGTTCGTCACGGGCCCCGAGGTCGTCAAGGCCGTCACCGGGGAGACCGTGTCGATGGCGGAGCTCGGCGGCGGCGAGCTGCACAACGTCCAGTCGGGTGTCGCGCACTACCTGGCGGACGATGAGACGGACGCGATCGACTACGTCCGTTCACTCCTGTCCTACCTGCCTTCGCACGCCGGTGAGCCGGCCCCGCACTACGATTACACCCCCTCCATCGAGGACGAGAAGGCCGCGGCCGAGGTCAAGAGCCTCGTGCCCGAAGAGTCCCGCCAGCCGTACGACATCGTCGAGGTCATCGAGCATCTCGTCGACTACGGGGAGTTCCTCCAGGTCCAGCAGGGCTTCGCAGGCTCAGTCGTCATCGGCTTCGCCTGCATCAACGGCTCCGCCGTCGGCATCGTCGCGGACCAGCCCAACAACAACGCGGGCACCCTCGACGTCGACGCCTCGGAGAAGGCGGCCCGGTTCGTCCGCTGCTGCGACGCGTACGGCCTGCCGATCGTCACCCTCGTCGACGTGCCCGGCTACCGGCCGGGCACCGAGCAGGAGGAGTCCGGCATCATCCGTCGCGGCGCGAAGCTCATCTTCGCGTACGCGAACGCGACGACCCCCATGGTCACCGTCGTCCTCCGCAAGGCCTACGGCGGCGCGTACATCGTCATGGGCTCGAAGTCCATCGGCGCCGATTTCGCGTTCGCGTGGCCCGATGCGGAGATCGCGGTCATGGGCGCCGAAGGCGCCGTCAACATCCTCAAGCGCCGCGAGATCGCGGCCGCCGGTCCGAACGAGAAGGACATGGCGGACACCCGCACGCGGCTCGCCGCCGAATATCAGGCGAACCACATCAACCCCAGCCTCTCGGTCGAGACCGGTGAGCTGGACGGGATCATCGATCCCGCACTCACCCGCCAGACCATCGCGGAATCTCTCGAAATCCTGCGGACGAAGGATCGTTCGTACCCCGGACCCAAGCGCCACTCCAACGGCCCGCTCTAAGAAGAAGGACACATGACGACGAAGACTTCACATTCATCCCGGACCATCGACAGCGAGTCCTCTTCCCGGAGCTTCATGCTGGACACCCCAGTCCAGCCCCTGGCCGCCAGCTTCATCTCCCGCCTCGCCTCGGGCGAACCCTACGTTCTCCTGTTCGCCGGCCAGGCCACCCCGTGGCGCGAGACCCTTGCCGAGATCGGCGAGGACTCGAACCTCGCGCACTCGATCCGCTCCCTCATCGCGGACTCTGACCGCCTCCTGGCACCGATCGCGGCCCCGCTGGCCGCCGCCGGCGCGGGTGCGCTCACGCTCGAGGGCATGAGTGCCTCGAATGACCCGGCCGTCTCGGTTCCCGGCATCACCGCCGCCCAGTACGCGCTCCTCCACGCCCTGTCCTCCGCCGGTCTCGACATCGGAGTCTCCCGCCCGGTCGACATCCTCGGCCACTCGCAGGGCATCCTCGGTGCCGAGCTCGCGAAGGCGTGGGCGACGAAGGACGCGGACGAGCTGTCCCGCACCTTCGCGATCGCCCGCCTCATCGGCGCCGCCGCATCACGCACCTGCCGTGCGGCCGGCATGGGCCACGCGACCCGCAGCCCGATGCTGTCGGTCCGCGACGTCTCCCGCACCGACCTCGAGGCAATGATCGAGGGCACGGGGGCGACGATCTCGATCGTCAACTCCCGCCGCCGCTTCATCGTCTCCGGCCACCCCGCAGCGCTCGAGCGCGTCGAGATCGCGGCCGCGGCCGCCGAGAAGGCCGATCGCGCCGAGCTCGCCGCGAAGACCCGCGGCGGTATGCCGCTCAGCCCGGTCCTCGAATACCTTCCGGTCGAGGCCCCCTTCCATCACGAACTTCTCCGCCCCGCCTACGACCAGGTGCTCGCCTGGGCGGAGGCCTGCGGCATCGACGGCGCTGAGCCGCTCGCCCGCGCCGTGCTCCTCGATCCGGTCGACTGGGCCGCGCAGGTGCGCGACGCCCAGCGCCACGGTGCCGACTGGTTCGTCGACCTCGGCCCCGGCTCGACCGTCGGCCGGATCACGACCGACGTGCTCGAGGGCACCGGCGCCGGCATCGTCTCCGCCGGTGCGCTCACCGACATCGATCGCCTTGCGGCGCCCGGCACGGAGCCGCAGCGCACCGCCGACTGGTCGAGGTTCGCCCCGCGTCTCATCGAACTCCCGACCGGTGTCGCGGTCGAGACCGCGTTCAGCCGCCTGACCGGCAACTCCCCCGTCCTCCTCGCCGGCATGACGCCCACGACCGTCGATCCGGAGATCGTGGCGGCCGCCGCGAACGCCGGTTTCTGGGTGGAGATGGGCGGCGGCGGTCAGGTGACCGCCGAGGTGTTCGCCGAGAATCTCGCGGGACTGAAGGCGCAGCTCAACGAGGGCCGCACCGCCCAGTTCAACGCCATGTTCATGGACCGCTACCTGTGGAACCTCCAGTTCGGTGGCCAGCGTGTCGTGTCGAAGGCCCGCGAGTCGGGCGCCCCGCTCGACGGCGTCGTCGTCTCCGCCGGCATCCCCGAGCTCGATGAGGCTCCCGAGCTCATCGCCACCCTCCAGTCCGAGGGCTTCCGCTACATCGCCTTCAAGCCCGGCACGGTCGCTCAGATCCGCCACTCGCTCCAGATCGCGAAGAGCGTCGACACGACGATCATCCTCCACGTCGAGGACGGTCACGCGGGTGGTCACCACTCGTGGGAGAACCTCGACGACCTGCTGCGCTCGACGTACGCCGAGATCCGCCGCCAGGAGAACGTCATTCTCTGTGTCGGCGGCGGCATCGGCATCCCCGAGCGGGCTGCCGACTACATCTCCGGCCAATGGGCGCTCGCCTACGACCTGCCGCTCATGCCCGTCGACGGTGTCCTCATCGGCACGGCGGCGATGACGGCGAAGGAGGCGAAGACGCAGGACTCCGTCAAGGAGCTGCTCGTCAAGACCCAGGGTGTGCCCGCGTCCGAGGGCGGCTGGGTCGGCGCCGGCCAGTCGAAGGGCGGCATGACCTCCGGTCTGTCGCACCTGCGCGCCGACATGTATGAGATCGACAACGACGCGGCCGCCTGTGCCCGTCTCGTCGCCGAGGTCGAGGGCAAGCCCGAGCTGCTGCGCTCGCGCCGTGCCGAGATCATCGAGGCCCTCAACAAGACGTCGAAGCCCTACTTCGGCGACCTGGGCGAGATGACGTACGCGGAGGTCGCGACCCGCTTCGCTGACCTGTCCCACCCGTGGGTCGACCCGTCGTGGCTCACCCGCTACCACGAGCTGCTCCAGCGCTTCGAGGCGCGCCTGTCGCCCGCCGACCACGGCCCGGTCGCGACCCTGTTCCCGACCGAGACTGACGTCGAGGACGGCCGCCCGGCCGCGGAGAGGCTCATCGAGGCCTACCCGCTCGCGGAGGAGCTCACGCTCACCCCGTTCGACTCGGCCTGGCTCATCGCCCTGTGCCGCAAGTACCCGAAGCCGATGGGCTTCGTGCCCGCCATCGACGATGATCTGCTCCGCTGGTGGGGCCAGGACTCCCTGTGGCAGGCCCAGGACGACCGGTACGATGCGGACGCTGTCCGCATCATCCCCGGCCCCGTCTCCGTCGCCGGCATCACGACCGTCAAC
This is a stretch of genomic DNA from Flaviflexus salsibiostraticola. It encodes these proteins:
- a CDS encoding nitrate/nitrite transporter; this encodes MQKAVEGSKLNPDLSNWDKEDPERWSSARAWLTLTVSTYSMIIAFCVWFLVSAIAPKLNEIGFDLTAAQLYWLTALPGLSGGLLRLVYMVLPPIIGTRRLVGYSSLLFIIPMIGWFFAVQDANTPYWWLLVLSFLCGIGGGSFSGYMPSTGYFFPKAKSGTALGIQAGVGNFGMSIIQLVGPWLMGFGLLGMGAFSPQRTSSGDAVFVYNAAIVFVPWAVVAAILAFTLLKDVPVTANIRQQLDIFSNANTWYMTAMYVMTFGLFSGFAAQFGLLIKNIYGDASQFAGMEGLPMGVTYAFLGPLIASAVRIVWGPLCDRFGGAVWTFISIIGMTISLFACTFFLRPDSPDEFTGFLWTMIAMFFFAGIGNAGTFKQMPMIMPARQAGGAIGFTAAIAAFGPFFVGIALTAMTPYTWYLICVIYGIICAVICWFRYARPGAPYPG
- a CDS encoding TetR/AcrR family transcriptional regulator codes for the protein MTGKREAKRRDKTERVLQAAREVFSGAPFDSVTTAQLADRAGLTTGTFFRYAGSKAELFIYTYSTVLEQCIEQTRALPPSASRRDRILALADPMITATENQPGNVAAFQREVLFGVGSGPNRERALGLVIDFERELKTILDGDRDLAHALYATLYMAVVRVSVGTLKPEDLRANVEHRVDYLLRVHGD
- a CDS encoding biotin--[acetyl-CoA-carboxylase] ligase, with amino-acid sequence MLRTVESIDSTNAELARQWAAGEAADGDALRALHQSSGRGRLGRSFIETPGEALLVSILRILPDSETLRSHVGWLTLGTGLAMVAAVQPVAGGRVNLKWPNDIMLDGKKLGGVLGELLDPADGVLPVVLGCGINAMGAPVPGSISLTDAGLPSDADTVAEILDRFRVEVDARVDAVIDNRIDELHAELAEHCTTPGREVRVTTAGGSTIEGIARQIDIDGALIVDTGTDRVRVSGADADLI
- a CDS encoding acetyl/propionyl/methylcrotonyl-CoA carboxylase subunit alpha, with translation MLSTILVANRGEIAARIIRTIHDMGLTAVAVYADQDLNSPAVALADQAYALGGSTLADTYLNGDRILEIATKVGADAIHPGYGFLSEVPAFADAVAEAGIAWIGPAGATITQLGDKIGARRTAVAAGVSPVPGTNDPVESMEEIRAFAADYGFPIVAKRSDGGGGRGIVILRTDADIDEFEARHAGTGGDLGAYFLEKFIESARHIETQCMADTHGGFAVVTTRDCSVQRRNQKLIEEAPAPFLPEGVEETVTAWSEALFRQTDYVGLGTCEFLLDSDGSVYFLEVNPRLQVEHTVSEEVTGLDLVAEQIRIASGEAISEVPTVRGHSIELRITSEDPGADLIPTAGTITELEWPSGHGVRVETGVRVGDVVSPDFDSMIAKLIITAGDRETAIRRSLRALKELTIAGIATPKDLLADILRHPAFAEDFSVGTRWMETQYLPNADLPQPFTGAPTADDASDRRCFVAEIDGRRRQISLPAEFFAFAGATVGAARPQQPRRTSGRNGSAAAGTAAVAADGVMSAPIQAIVVRISVEVGQEVKKGDVLLVLESMKMEKYVHAPCDGTVAEIYVTPAQNVPAHTPLIRLEEDR
- a CDS encoding acyl-CoA carboxylase subunit beta, whose translation is MPARRHHAPVIKAARIDYSKIAETAEEKATAYQHAKGKNTARERINQLLDPDSFVEIGRFAGGNPADGFLGAAVVTGFGEIAGRPVAVYAQDFSVRGGTLGRAEGQKILALMDKALAMKIPVVSMLDSGGARIQEGVVALSQYGRIFKKTCEASGLIPQISMILGPCAGGAVYAPALTDFIVMTKENSHMFVTGPEVVKAVTGETVSMAELGGGELHNVQSGVAHYLADDETDAIDYVRSLLSYLPSHAGEPAPHYDYTPSIEDEKAAAEVKSLVPEESRQPYDIVEVIEHLVDYGEFLQVQQGFAGSVVIGFACINGSAVGIVADQPNNNAGTLDVDASEKAARFVRCCDAYGLPIVTLVDVPGYRPGTEQEESGIIRRGAKLIFAYANATTPMVTVVLRKAYGGAYIVMGSKSIGADFAFAWPDAEIAVMGAEGAVNILKRREIAAAGPNEKDMADTRTRLAAEYQANHINPSLSVETGELDGIIDPALTRQTIAESLEILRTKDRSYPGPKRHSNGPL